The Fusarium fujikuroi IMI 58289 draft genome, chromosome FFUJ_chr01 sequence AAGGGCGAGTGGACAGGTAAACTACATGGAGGAACTTGCATGCATGGTTATACCCTTTGATTCTTACAATCGTTCGAGCTATTGATACCTATTTGGATGGATTTTATAGGCGTTGGTATTGGCGAATTTGCATACACACTCGTTTGGAGACGTTGGTCATTGGCCATATGTGGCATAAACTGAAAGGACTGTTACTATACAACAGGTAGTTCGACTGAACTGAGATTATCACTTGAATACAAACCGAGTTTGGACATTTTATGACGAGTAAATGGTCGGATGTCAAGAACGATATCATGGTTGTCCTTGGAATAAGTATCTCTGGACACCTCCGTTTAGTAAAATGGCAGATAATGGATGTTTATCCAGGGGGTATCTATATCTCACACGCCTCACACAATAAcaaactcctcctcttcaacccCATCAAGGTCAAAAATCTCCCCATTCATCATCCCATGTACATAACACTCCCCAACAAGTATCCACGTCCCATCATCCTTTCTTCTCAGTAAGAACGGTGTTCTACCTCCATACAACACAACAACCACATCTCCAGCTTGCATAATATCCGGCCCAACAACAAACCATCCCCCAGAAGTTATCGCAAAACCTCGATACCGCGTAACAAGCGTTGCTTCATGGCTCCACTTGAACCCATCTCCCGTCTGCGCCAGCTCTTGTATCTCTGGTGAAACGGCACCAGGTTTATCCAGCGCGCGAATAAGATACGCTGCGCCGTTTGCGAGCCATTCTTCCTTGGGAATACTCTCATATGGCCGTGAGCGATCTGCTCCGATGCACGCGTTTGTGAGTGTTTGCACAAGGGCGAAGAATGCTGAGTCACCGTTTCGATAGCGTTGTCGTAGGTTGAAGGGTTGGTTTCGACCACAGATATCTCGCCATAAGGCCTCGATGGGGAGGCGCAAAGGGTTGTTGCGACGGAAGTGAAAAGCGTTATTCCAGAAAATCCACGACGGTCGACGGATACGATCTAAGCGAACACCGTAGATGTGAAGAGCTCTTGTTTCTTCGTTGATGCATAGTTGAGGGCGATACTCTCCTGATGATCTATGAGGAGTCACGGGGGTACCCATGAGGTGCAGAGGCACAACCCGCCAGTCGGGGACCCAAGTCGGTAAATCTCCCCTCTCCATAATTCTTTTCTTGTAAGTAACTGGTATAGCATGGCAAGCGGACAAAAGCAGAAGCGATTCGCACCCGGAGAGTTCTCTGACCGCGACGTCATAATAGATCTCTTCTATCGATCTGCTATAATCCGCCACCAACTCTGCAAGGCTCGAACTACCAGTGTGGATGGAGAAATGGCCAAGAAAAGCGTAGACATGGTCTCGAGGGTCCTTAGATAAGAGATGTCTTGCGCGGTGAAGTTCGTATATGAAGGCTGCGCGGTTATGGTTGACATCGTATGCCTCCTCTGGCTCAACAAAGCGTTGATATAAATACCGGATATTGGGTGTGAAGACAGCAAATCGTGAGCGTAGGAAGTGGTAGGTCGTATTCAAGATGCCTGCAACTGACGATAGTACCTCCCAGTCGATCTCTGCATCGCCCCAGTAAAGAGTCGCAGGTGCTGCTGTTCCTATTTCCTGAACAATCCATATACGATTAAACTGTTCTCATCAGTATAAGGCTCGTCAATGTCTGTCTCACTCAGAACTCACCCATGGCAGCCTCGATAGATTCGAGAACGGCACCCAAGGTTTTCTATCCTGGCTCAACAAATCTTCTGAATGAGCTCTTTTGAACTCGTTATGTAGTTCTCCATCATTAAACACTCCATGAAGGTAGTGAACCATCTCCATAGCCGCCTGCCCATGGCCTACCTTGTCTTCTCCGAGCCATACCAGCACATGCTTCGCTCCCTTGTAGATAGCATTCATCAGACTGACTTGCTGACTTCGTTCGGCAATATCATCCTGGTTGATGCAGACTTGATCCGCCCATAAGCGTCGCTGGGTAGTTGCATGTCTCATACGGCGTAGAGCACCCTCAATGCTCTCAGTTAATGGCAGCGGTTTCCCATCGCATATAATCTCAGAGGATCGACCACCTGTGCCCCAGCAATATGAGATGGCTTCATATTGTGGGTTGAGATCAAGATTCTCAAAGCCGAGGTGGCCAACTAATGGGTCATTGCCCGTACCAGGCTCAAGAGTGAGAATGCGGATTGTAAAGTTATTCGTGAATGGTGTATAGGCGTATGACTCTGGAGCTGTTGGTTCTGATGGCTGGACAACACCGGCCATGGATGATAGCAAAGACACAGTCGAGCAATGAGACTTGGTTCTGAAAAGAGTCCTAGAATGAGATGTTGAAcgttgatggtgagaaaTGTCATGCAGACCGAAACTTGAAGGCCCAGTTCTTTTAGATCGCTTTCGCGAAACCTCAACCGACGGCGTGGATTTAGTTTCTTTGTAGATCATCAAATCACCAGCATGAGGTCTTTTTCGCAGAGCACGTCGACTCAATAGTCGCACTGGAGATGTAGACTTAATGGACATTGCAATTATCACTGAACCAGAAAAGGAATGATACGGTACTTAACAGAACCAACAAACGGTTACTACCATGCAACACAGCCACTCGTCATGGTTCTTTTGCGGAGATCCATGCAGCCATTCTTTACAGACAGCAATAGGTCAGCGCTAATGTCACGTTATAAGATGCCAGAGGGTATGCAAGGCAT is a genomic window containing:
- a CDS encoding related to heterokaryon incompatibility protein het-6 — translated: MSIKSTSPVRLLSRRALRKRPHAGDLMIYKETKSTPSVEVSRKRSKRTGPSSFGLHDISHHQRSTSHSRTLFRTKSHCSTVSLLSSMAGVVQPSEPTAPESYAYTPFTNNFTIRILTLEPGTGNDPLVGHLGFENLDLNPQYEAISYCWGTGGRSSEIICDGKPLPLTESIEGALRRMRHATTQRRLWADQVCINQDDIAERSQQVSLMNAIYKGAKHVLVWLGEDKVGHGQAAMEMVHYLHGVFNDGELHNEFKRAHSEDLLSQDRKPWVPFSNLSRLPWFNRIWIVQEIGTAAPATLYWGDAEIDWEVLSSVAGILNTTYHFLRSRFAVFTPNIRYLYQRFVEPEEAYDVNHNRAAFIYELHRARHLLSKDPRDHVYAFLGHFSIHTGSSSLAELVADYSRSIEEIYYDVAVRELSGCESLLLLSACHAIPVTYKKRIMERGDLPTWVPDWRVVPLHLMGTPVTPHRSSGEYRPQLCINEETRALHIYGVRLDRIRRPSWIFWNNAFHFRRNNPLRLPIEALWRDICGRNQPFNLRQRYRNGDSAFFALVQTLTNACIGADRSRPYESIPKEEWLANGAAYLIRALDKPGAVSPEIQELAQTGDGFKWSHEATLVTRYRGFAITSGGWFVVGPDIMQAGDVVVVLYGGRTPFLLRRKDDGTWILVGECYVHGMMNGEIFDLDGVEEEEFVIV